A stretch of the Acidobacteriaceae bacterium genome encodes the following:
- the rimP gene encoding ribosome maturation factor RimP, with translation MALPLDTIRATADRVAGSHGLEVVDIEFAGGGKHRALRVFVEKNAEARAVLAEHTEDLPKGVPVELLSGVTHEDCEHFARDFSTVLDVEDLVPGSEYTLEVSSPGLERKLRGAADYERFKGSLVKLQTFTPVENNRHFTGRLTAFDGHRLTLDLSAVKQKGKAKKTLTTQTVTIDLANVEKANLVAEI, from the coding sequence ATGGCCCTTCCACTCGACACAATCCGCGCCACCGCCGACCGCGTCGCCGGCTCTCACGGCCTCGAGGTCGTTGACATCGAGTTTGCCGGCGGCGGCAAACACCGCGCCCTCCGCGTCTTTGTTGAGAAGAATGCCGAAGCCCGCGCAGTCCTCGCCGAGCACACCGAAGATCTTCCCAAAGGCGTCCCGGTCGAGCTCCTCTCCGGTGTCACCCACGAAGACTGCGAGCACTTCGCCCGCGACTTCAGCACCGTTCTCGATGTCGAAGATCTCGTCCCCGGCTCCGAGTACACCCTCGAGGTCAGCTCCCCCGGCCTCGAGCGCAAGCTCCGCGGCGCCGCCGACTACGAGCGCTTCAAAGGCAGCCTCGTCAAACTCCAGACCTTTACGCCCGTCGAGAATAACCGTCACTTCACTGGCCGACTCACGGCTTTTGACGGCCACCGGCTAACCCTCGACCTGTCGGCCGTCAAACAGAAGGGCAAGGCAAAAAAGACCCTCACCACCCAGACCGTAACCATCGACCTGGCCAACGTAGAAAAAGCCAACTTAGTCGCAGAAATCTGA
- a CDS encoding glycosyltransferase family 39 protein produces MSETRPSQKAQLIENTQSVALSERPSLWRRWRDRLPSDTGRSLWEFVILLIVCAYFLFYGLTPFTGGDQIGLVGADEPRYAQIAREMLAAHSTDCHELHAKITPHSLRGKDLHASYECLVGGTVTPILYGRPWLEKPALYYWRAMSFFKEFGVYDWSARLPSATGAGALIILAFLHLRRFRPGGHLDAALIMVSMAGMVGFARGASTDMQLAAPLSIGLLGWYAWYETGKKFWLFDLYFFGAAATLAKGPIAIFLMLGTILLFLGLRREWSAIRRSFWLPGLGLFLLMVLPWYIEVQRKNPRFFHIFFLEHNLERFATDRYQHSQHWFYYAIVLIIGLLPWTALAVRALWDGMALSIDEWKVRHKPQRYVGHVRAGDAFPEFLCLWALLPVVFFSFSVSKLPGYILPSMPPLAILAGDYLFRIRRNGIPNWLLNVHAGLTGFMTFVILLCPQYMIYQRIIPAPRSLIIAAIWGILAALLIIVVVRIYGVRRLRTVTLVPLVALMFFLLGMHGHLLDLNYSARPLAREIQKADPSDQVVAVHDVRRDLDYGLAFYRDQDMVHYDTDGIPDEGHVLVIPTKEAADLPQLLAGRTYQQLFLYNTQGLSVYKVYPRG; encoded by the coding sequence GTGAGCGAAACGAGGCCCAGCCAGAAAGCGCAGTTGATCGAAAACACCCAATCCGTCGCACTCTCCGAGCGCCCCTCCCTCTGGCGGCGCTGGCGCGACCGTCTTCCCTCCGACACGGGCCGCTCCCTCTGGGAGTTCGTCATTCTCCTCATCGTCTGCGCCTACTTCCTCTTCTACGGCCTCACCCCGTTCACCGGCGGAGATCAAATCGGCCTCGTAGGCGCCGACGAACCGCGTTACGCGCAGATCGCTCGCGAGATGCTCGCCGCCCACTCCACCGACTGCCACGAACTTCACGCCAAAATCACTCCGCATAGCCTTCGCGGGAAGGACCTCCACGCCAGCTACGAATGCCTCGTCGGCGGCACCGTCACACCCATCCTCTACGGGCGCCCCTGGCTCGAAAAGCCCGCGCTCTACTACTGGCGCGCGATGAGCTTCTTCAAGGAGTTCGGCGTCTATGACTGGTCGGCCCGATTACCCTCCGCCACAGGCGCAGGTGCGCTCATCATCCTCGCCTTCCTTCACCTCCGACGATTCCGCCCTGGAGGCCATCTCGACGCCGCACTCATCATGGTTTCCATGGCTGGAATGGTGGGCTTTGCCCGTGGTGCGTCTACAGATATGCAGCTCGCCGCGCCCTTATCTATAGGTTTGCTCGGCTGGTACGCCTGGTATGAGACCGGCAAAAAATTCTGGCTCTTCGATCTCTACTTCTTTGGCGCTGCTGCCACACTCGCCAAGGGCCCCATCGCCATCTTCCTGATGCTCGGCACCATCCTTCTGTTCCTTGGCCTGCGCCGTGAGTGGTCCGCCATCCGCCGCAGCTTCTGGCTCCCCGGCCTCGGACTTTTCCTGCTCATGGTGCTGCCCTGGTACATCGAGGTCCAGCGCAAGAACCCGCGCTTCTTCCATATCTTCTTTCTCGAGCACAATCTCGAGCGATTCGCCACCGACCGCTACCAGCATTCGCAGCACTGGTTCTATTACGCCATCGTCCTCATCATCGGCCTTCTGCCCTGGACAGCCCTCGCCGTTCGCGCACTATGGGACGGCATGGCACTCTCCATCGATGAGTGGAAGGTCCGCCACAAGCCGCAGCGCTACGTCGGCCACGTCCGCGCCGGCGACGCCTTCCCCGAGTTCCTCTGCCTCTGGGCTCTGCTTCCAGTCGTCTTCTTTTCCTTCTCCGTCTCCAAGCTCCCCGGCTACATCCTTCCCTCCATGCCGCCGCTCGCCATTCTCGCTGGCGATTACCTCTTCCGCATCCGCCGCAACGGCATCCCGAACTGGCTCCTGAACGTGCACGCCGGCCTTACCGGCTTCATGACGTTCGTCATTCTGCTCTGTCCGCAGTACATGATTTACCAGCGCATCATCCCAGCTCCACGCTCGCTCATCATCGCTGCGATATGGGGCATTCTCGCCGCTCTGCTCATCATCGTTGTCGTTCGAATCTACGGCGTTCGCCGTCTGCGCACCGTCACACTCGTGCCGCTCGTCGCACTCATGTTCTTCCTGCTCGGGATGCACGGCCATCTGTTGGATCTCAACTATTCCGCGCGTCCGCTAGCGCGCGAAATCCAGAAGGCTGATCCCTCCGACCAGGTTGTCGCTGTACACGACGTGCGTCGCGATCTCGACTATGGCCTCGCCTTCTATCGTGACCAGGACATGGTTCACTATGACACTGACGGCATCCCCGACGAGGGCCACGTCCTCGTCATTCCCACCAAAGAAGCCGCTGATCTGCCGCAACTTCTAGCCGGCCGCACCTACCAGCAGCTCTTCCTCTACAACACGCAGGGTCTCTCGGTGTATAAGGTTTATCCGCGCGGTTAA
- the infB gene encoding translation initiation factor IF-2 translates to MSKVRINDLARELEVKSRSILDALTAVGVTEKKTHSSSIEEHEAEQVRGYFARGSRPAAPARPAAETKPAFNLSHVSKPGDALKAILERKQAEAAAKARPPAPVARPTVAAPAAAAAARPAPTAPRPGAPAASTPASAPAASATPQPATTSNQPPAPRRIVPQPRAAANIVTPRPGAPVSSPTGLVRPGAARPTPGPVAVRPATPAPAVASTPPAAPVVVKPSAVPPPAPAPAAAAASAASPAPTAPAAATPPPAPAPAAVAPEVPETPAAPAAPAPPVRRVIMPQTGPRPTYTAAPGAANAARRPIFERPRPTAPGSGPGGPGGPGGGPGSRPLAPGARRPMHPTRTFPGGPGGPGGPGGPGGRPGFPGRPGFGGRPGFGGRQGVGPGGLLPPTDAPAAPGRPARPGPRGRGNQRYVKDKEVALKGYAPRQGAAQIPEGDLPITRTITVTEGISVKDLAEKLEVRGKDLIATLLLRGVMVTVNQSLDSELVKSVARQFGADAQVISVEEQIENEAIEGLLEDTTGLVEIVRPPVVTVMGHVDHGKTSLLDAIRSTEVAAGEAGGITQHIGAYKVRITKEDSPAFGREIVFLDTPGHEAFTRMRARGAKITDIVVIVVAADDGVMPQTIEAIDHARAANVPIIVAVNKIDRPDANPDRVKQQLAERGLQPDDWGGDTPFVNVSAKQRINLDGLEEMICLQADLKPQKATPERPAVGTVIEAKLDRGRGVVASVLVQNGSLKPGDSYIVGNTFGKVRAMFNDRGQQITEAGPSTPVEILGLESIPDAGDTFLVMADRDRAKEIARYRTMKEREAQLAKSSRISLEGLAEQIKQAGVKDLNLILKGDVQGSVEVLADSLQRMSTEKVRVRVLRAGVGAITESDILLASASNAVVIGFNVRPERKAQELADQEKVEVRLHSIIYELQDEMTKAMFGLLEPVFKEVYQGRAEVLNVFKITKVGQIAGCTVRDGLIKRDSQVRVTREGAEVWKGKIASLKRFKDDVSEVRSGMECGIDLAGFKDIRVGDVIEAFTTEKLAAELGQNTAELKRQQMAELKVAKERENEIAAADAAAAADAAASVTV, encoded by the coding sequence ATGAGCAAAGTTCGAATCAACGATCTTGCACGGGAACTGGAGGTCAAGAGCAGGTCCATTCTTGACGCTCTCACGGCCGTCGGCGTCACAGAGAAAAAGACGCACTCCTCCTCCATCGAGGAACATGAGGCCGAGCAGGTGCGCGGCTACTTCGCCCGCGGCTCTCGTCCGGCTGCGCCCGCCAGGCCTGCCGCCGAGACGAAGCCTGCGTTCAACCTCTCGCACGTCTCCAAGCCCGGCGACGCCCTGAAGGCTATCCTCGAGCGCAAGCAGGCCGAAGCCGCCGCCAAGGCCCGCCCGCCGGCGCCCGTCGCGCGTCCCACCGTCGCCGCCCCGGCCGCCGCAGCCGCCGCGCGCCCTGCGCCGACCGCACCCCGTCCCGGAGCCCCGGCCGCTTCCACACCAGCCTCCGCACCCGCTGCCAGCGCCACTCCTCAGCCCGCGACCACGTCCAATCAGCCGCCGGCGCCGCGCCGCATCGTGCCGCAGCCCCGCGCCGCCGCGAACATCGTGACGCCCCGTCCCGGCGCTCCTGTGAGCTCTCCCACTGGGCTGGTGCGTCCTGGCGCTGCCCGCCCGACCCCAGGTCCTGTCGCAGTCCGGCCAGCGACACCGGCCCCCGCTGTCGCATCGACGCCCCCCGCAGCTCCCGTCGTGGTCAAGCCTTCGGCTGTCCCTCCGCCGGCCCCGGCCCCGGCCGCTGCTGCCGCTTCTGCAGCCAGCCCTGCGCCCACCGCGCCGGCCGCCGCAACTCCGCCGCCGGCTCCCGCGCCCGCAGCCGTCGCTCCTGAAGTCCCTGAGACGCCCGCGGCTCCTGCAGCGCCCGCGCCGCCTGTCCGCCGCGTCATTATGCCGCAGACCGGCCCGCGCCCGACCTACACCGCCGCTCCCGGCGCGGCCAATGCCGCCCGTCGCCCCATCTTCGAGCGCCCGCGCCCCACAGCACCAGGAAGTGGTCCTGGTGGTCCCGGTGGCCCCGGCGGCGGCCCTGGCAGTCGTCCCCTCGCCCCCGGCGCACGCCGGCCCATGCACCCCACTCGCACCTTCCCCGGCGGCCCTGGTGGTCCCGGAGGCCCAGGCGGCCCAGGCGGTCGTCCCGGCTTCCCCGGTCGCCCTGGCTTTGGTGGCCGTCCCGGCTTTGGTGGACGTCAGGGTGTCGGCCCCGGCGGTCTGCTTCCCCCAACCGACGCCCCGGCGGCTCCCGGCCGTCCCGCGCGTCCCGGCCCTCGCGGCCGTGGCAATCAGCGCTACGTCAAGGACAAGGAAGTCGCTCTCAAGGGCTACGCTCCGCGCCAGGGCGCCGCGCAGATTCCCGAGGGTGATCTCCCCATCACCCGCACCATCACCGTCACCGAAGGCATCTCGGTCAAGGACCTCGCCGAGAAGCTGGAAGTCCGCGGCAAGGATCTCATCGCTACCCTGCTCCTCCGCGGCGTGATGGTTACAGTCAACCAGTCGCTCGACTCCGAGCTCGTCAAGTCCGTCGCCCGCCAGTTCGGCGCCGACGCCCAGGTCATCTCCGTCGAAGAGCAGATCGAGAACGAGGCCATCGAAGGTCTTCTCGAGGACACCACAGGTCTCGTCGAGATCGTTCGCCCGCCCGTCGTCACCGTCATGGGCCACGTCGACCACGGCAAAACTTCGCTGCTCGACGCCATCCGCTCCACCGAAGTCGCCGCGGGCGAAGCCGGCGGCATCACCCAGCACATCGGCGCCTACAAGGTCCGCATCACCAAGGAAGACTCGCCCGCCTTCGGTCGCGAGATCGTCTTCCTCGACACCCCGGGCCACGAGGCCTTCACCCGCATGCGTGCACGCGGCGCCAAGATCACTGACATCGTCGTGATCGTCGTCGCCGCCGACGACGGCGTCATGCCCCAGACCATCGAGGCCATCGACCACGCCCGCGCCGCCAACGTTCCCATCATCGTCGCGGTCAACAAGATCGACCGCCCCGACGCCAACCCCGATCGCGTCAAGCAGCAGCTCGCCGAGCGCGGCCTGCAGCCCGACGACTGGGGCGGCGACACACCCTTCGTCAATGTCTCCGCCAAGCAGCGCATCAACCTCGACGGCCTCGAGGAGATGATCTGCCTCCAGGCCGACCTCAAGCCCCAGAAAGCCACGCCCGAGCGTCCAGCTGTCGGCACCGTCATCGAGGCCAAGCTCGACCGCGGCCGCGGCGTCGTCGCCAGCGTCCTCGTCCAGAACGGCTCGCTCAAGCCTGGTGACAGCTACATCGTCGGCAACACCTTCGGCAAGGTCCGCGCCATGTTCAACGACCGCGGCCAGCAGATTACCGAAGCCGGTCCATCGACCCCCGTCGAGATCCTTGGCCTTGAGTCCATCCCGGACGCCGGCGACACCTTCCTCGTCATGGCCGACCGCGACCGTGCCAAGGAAATCGCCCGCTACCGCACCATGAAGGAGCGCGAAGCCCAGCTCGCCAAGTCCTCCCGCATCTCGCTCGAAGGTCTCGCCGAGCAGATCAAGCAGGCTGGCGTCAAGGACCTCAACCTCATCCTCAAGGGCGACGTGCAGGGCTCCGTCGAAGTTCTCGCCGACTCGCTCCAGCGCATGTCCACCGAGAAGGTTCGCGTCCGCGTTCTCCGTGCCGGCGTCGGTGCCATCACCGAGTCCGACATCCTGCTCGCCTCCGCCTCGAACGCCGTCGTCATCGGCTTCAACGTGCGGCCCGAGCGCAAGGCCCAGGAGCTCGCCGATCAGGAGAAGGTGGAAGTTCGCCTCCACTCCATCATCTACGAGCTGCAGGACGAGATGACCAAGGCCATGTTCGGTCTCCTTGAGCCCGTCTTCAAGGAGGTCTACCAGGGCCGCGCCGAGGTGCTCAACGTCTTCAAGATCACCAAGGTCGGTCAGATTGCCGGCTGCACCGTTCGCGACGGCCTCATCAAGCGCGACAGCCAGGTCCGCGTCACCCGCGAAGGTGCCGAGGTCTGGAAGGGCAAAATCGCCAGCCTCAAGCGCTTCAAGGACGACGTCTCCGAAGTCCGCAGCGGCATGGAGTGCGGTATCGACCTCGCCGGCTTCAAGGACATCCGCGTTGGCGACGTCATCGAAGCCTTCACCACCGAGAAGCTCGCCGCCGAACTCGGCCAGAACACCGCCGAGCTCAAGCGCCAGCAGATGGCCGAGCTCAAGGTCGCCAAAGAGCGCGAAAACGAGATCGCCGCCGCCGATGCAGCCGCAGCCGCGGATGCAGCTGCCTCCGTTACCGTCTAG
- a CDS encoding EAL domain-containing protein, with translation MAFQPIVDIRRRTIFAYEALVRGTEQESATDILGQVTEDTRAAFDQSCRIKAMILAQQLGIAEQGALLSVNFMPGTRYSAADCFQRTVQAAEWTGFPVTSLMFEISEMESLKDTERLRAIATEYRRHGLTVALDDFGAGNSGLNLLADIDVQVLKLDGRLVRGIDSQPRAQEIVRSTAAMANRLGIQIVGECVETRAELDILLSCGITLLQGYLFAKPTFESLPEIIWPEELFKRHSLSLDSIELSSSPGLSSVA, from the coding sequence ATGGCCTTCCAGCCAATCGTGGATATCAGGCGCCGCACCATCTTCGCTTACGAGGCCCTCGTCCGCGGCACCGAACAGGAGTCCGCCACCGACATCCTCGGCCAGGTCACCGAAGACACCCGCGCCGCCTTCGACCAGAGTTGCCGCATCAAGGCCATGATCCTCGCTCAGCAGCTCGGCATCGCCGAGCAGGGCGCCCTGCTCTCCGTCAACTTCATGCCCGGCACCCGCTACTCCGCCGCCGACTGCTTCCAGCGCACCGTCCAGGCCGCCGAGTGGACCGGCTTCCCCGTCACCTCTCTCATGTTCGAGATTTCCGAGATGGAGTCCCTCAAAGACACCGAGCGCCTCCGTGCCATCGCCACCGAGTACCGCCGCCACGGCCTCACCGTCGCTCTCGACGACTTCGGAGCCGGCAATTCCGGACTCAACCTTCTCGCAGACATCGACGTTCAGGTGCTCAAGCTCGATGGCCGCCTTGTCCGCGGCATCGACTCCCAGCCCCGCGCCCAGGAGATCGTTCGCTCTACCGCCGCCATGGCCAACCGCCTCGGCATTCAGATCGTCGGGGAGTGTGTCGAAACTCGCGCCGAGCTCGACATCCTCCTGTCCTGCGGCATCACCCTCCTGCAGGGCTACCTGTTCGCCAAACCCACCTTTGAGTCCCTCCCCGAAATCATCTGGCCGGAAGAACTCTTCAAGCGCCACTCCCTCTCCCTCGACTCCATCGAACTCTCCTCATCCCCCGGCCTCTCTTCCGTCGCCTGA
- the guaB gene encoding IMP dehydrogenase, which translates to MISLPVLDALTFDDVLLVPAYSDVIPTQVSTQTRLTKNITLNTPLMSAAMDTVTESRLAIAIAQQGGMGVVHRNLTIEQQAGEIDKVKRSESGMIVDPVTIEPERPISDALEVMRRYKISGVPVTKNGKLVGILTNRDLRFVSRTDIPIADVMTKEHLITVPVGTTLEQAEEILHQHRVEKLLVVNDAYELKGLITVKDIQKKLKYPNASKDQQGRLRVAGAIGATGDFLERAVELVKNRVDALAIDSAHGHSSRVLEAVRECKKRFPDVDLLAGNVATYDGTIALVDAGADAVKVGIGPGSICTTRMVTGAGMPQITAISEAYRAATERGVSVIADGGIKYSGDITKAIAAGASIVMIGSLFAGVDESPGETILYQGRSFKAYRGMGSLSAMSQGSGERYFQGPGEATETEERRDLTAREQNGANNRLAKFVPEGIEGRVPHRGPLEAMVYQLVGGLRSGMGYLGCGTIEELQKKSKFIRISNAGLRESHVHDVVITREAPNYHVE; encoded by the coding sequence ATGATTTCACTCCCTGTTTTAGACGCCCTGACCTTTGATGATGTGCTGCTTGTGCCAGCGTACTCCGATGTAATTCCAACACAGGTAAGCACTCAGACGAGACTAACCAAGAACATTACCCTCAATACACCTCTGATGTCGGCGGCGATGGACACGGTCACGGAGTCGCGGCTGGCGATTGCGATTGCGCAGCAGGGTGGAATGGGCGTGGTGCACCGGAATTTGACGATCGAGCAGCAGGCGGGCGAGATCGACAAGGTGAAGCGGTCGGAGTCGGGGATGATTGTGGACCCGGTGACGATTGAGCCGGAGCGGCCGATTTCGGATGCGCTGGAGGTGATGCGGCGCTACAAGATCTCAGGCGTGCCGGTGACGAAAAACGGCAAGCTGGTGGGAATTCTGACAAACCGCGACCTGCGGTTTGTGTCCAGGACGGATATTCCGATTGCGGATGTGATGACGAAGGAGCACCTCATCACGGTGCCGGTGGGGACGACCCTTGAACAGGCGGAGGAGATTCTGCATCAGCACCGGGTTGAGAAGCTGCTGGTGGTGAATGATGCGTACGAGCTGAAGGGCCTGATTACGGTCAAGGATATCCAGAAGAAATTGAAGTATCCGAACGCGAGCAAGGACCAGCAGGGACGGCTGCGTGTGGCGGGTGCGATTGGGGCGACCGGCGACTTTCTGGAACGTGCGGTGGAACTGGTGAAGAACCGTGTGGATGCGCTGGCGATTGATTCGGCGCATGGACACTCGTCGCGCGTGCTGGAAGCAGTGCGGGAGTGCAAGAAGCGGTTTCCGGATGTGGACCTGCTGGCAGGCAACGTGGCGACCTATGACGGCACGATCGCGCTGGTTGATGCCGGCGCGGATGCGGTGAAGGTCGGGATTGGGCCAGGGTCGATCTGCACGACACGCATGGTGACGGGTGCGGGCATGCCGCAGATCACGGCGATCTCGGAGGCGTATCGCGCGGCTACGGAGCGCGGCGTGAGCGTGATTGCGGACGGCGGGATCAAGTACTCGGGCGATATCACGAAGGCGATTGCGGCGGGTGCAAGCATTGTGATGATTGGCTCCTTGTTTGCCGGTGTGGATGAGAGCCCGGGCGAGACGATTCTGTACCAGGGACGCAGCTTCAAGGCGTATCGCGGCATGGGGAGTTTAAGCGCGATGTCGCAGGGCTCGGGCGAGCGGTACTTCCAGGGGCCCGGCGAGGCCACGGAGACGGAAGAGCGGCGCGACCTGACGGCGCGCGAGCAGAATGGCGCGAACAACCGGTTGGCGAAGTTTGTCCCGGAGGGCATTGAGGGACGCGTGCCGCATCGTGGACCGCTGGAGGCGATGGTCTATCAGCTGGTGGGCGGCCTGCGGTCCGGGATGGGGTATCTCGGGTGCGGGACGATCGAGGAGCTGCAGAAGAAATCGAAGTTTATTCGGATTTCGAATGCAGGTCTGAGAGAGAGCCACGTGCACGATGTGGTGATCACGCGGGAAGCGCCGAATTATCACGTGGAGTAG
- a CDS encoding GNAT family N-acetyltransferase translates to MALSSQLEVLDLRHFSAAQLQPLLMEEADRWQRRLFWDYSGSTSVLLKYLDSRVLPGFVALRRGKVAGYTFAVFEAAKAVLGDVYAFGEGEGSSNPVCETLLTHLLEMLQSAPGVDRIESQLLMFPTGALGRQFSERGFLPHPRLFMVVDLTAPGRPSRPAGDLPAGVVLEPWQPALYDAAADLIHLAYVGHVDSGINDQYRSVHGAQRFLHNIVRFPGCGIFDPESSWVLRNTRSANGQNTDLLAMVLCSRVRQDSAHITQLCVSPTLRGLGLGPALLRHCLLGLEAAGVKSLSLTVTESNDGARRLYEQFGFRTAHCFDAMVWDQTQPTHQRIRESDLRISAAV, encoded by the coding sequence ATGGCTCTTTCCTCACAGCTCGAAGTGCTCGACCTGCGCCACTTCTCCGCGGCGCAACTCCAGCCGCTGCTCATGGAAGAGGCTGACCGTTGGCAGCGACGCCTCTTCTGGGACTACTCCGGATCAACCTCCGTGCTCCTCAAGTACCTCGACAGCCGCGTCCTTCCCGGCTTCGTCGCGCTCCGCCGCGGCAAAGTCGCCGGCTACACCTTTGCCGTCTTTGAGGCCGCAAAGGCTGTCCTCGGCGATGTCTACGCCTTTGGCGAAGGCGAAGGTTCATCCAACCCCGTCTGCGAAACTCTGCTCACGCACCTGCTCGAGATGCTGCAGTCGGCCCCCGGCGTCGATCGCATCGAATCGCAACTGCTCATGTTCCCCACCGGTGCCCTCGGCCGGCAATTCTCCGAGCGCGGCTTCCTTCCCCACCCGCGTCTCTTCATGGTCGTCGACCTCACCGCGCCCGGTCGCCCATCACGGCCAGCCGGCGACCTTCCCGCAGGCGTCGTTCTTGAGCCCTGGCAGCCCGCACTCTACGACGCCGCCGCCGACCTCATCCATCTCGCCTACGTCGGCCACGTCGACAGCGGCATCAACGATCAGTACCGCAGCGTCCACGGCGCGCAACGCTTCCTGCACAACATCGTTCGCTTCCCCGGCTGCGGCATCTTCGACCCCGAGAGCTCCTGGGTCCTGCGCAACACGCGCTCCGCGAACGGACAGAACACCGATCTTCTCGCCATGGTCCTCTGCTCGCGCGTCCGCCAGGATTCCGCGCACATTACCCAGCTCTGCGTCAGCCCCACGCTCCGCGGCCTCGGCCTCGGCCCCGCATTGCTCCGTCACTGCCTTCTCGGCCTCGAAGCCGCCGGCGTCAAGAGCCTTTCACTCACCGTCACCGAAAGCAACGACGGCGCCCGCCGTCTCTACGAGCAGTTCGGCTTCCGCACGGCTCACTGCTTCGATGCCATGGTCTGGGACCAGACACAGCCCACCCACCAGCGCATCCGCGAATCAGACCTGCGCATCTCCGCCGCCGTCTAG
- the nusA gene encoding transcription termination factor NusA has protein sequence MASALYQSIEMLSREKGIDPEIVVGAVEDAIALATRKFYKTQETMRGELDRESGEIRAYVYKTVVDAEEQVEDPENQLTLEEARALAPEVEVGGELRFYKDTSPLGRIAAQMAKQVIFQKVREAERDTVFQEYGSRTGEILTATVKRLEPMDVIFDLGKAEARMPKREQSRLEQFAIGERVRVVLLRVDRAAKGPQVIVSRAAPALVQSLFQSEVPEIYDGTVIIRAIAREAGERTKIAVMSRDKDVDPVGACVGMKGMRVQSIIRELRGEKIDIIEFSEEVTTFAEKALQPAKVSRVSITDLGDKQLEVIVDDTQLSLAIGKKGQNVRLAAKLLGWKIDIKSEEEKRQEVEQQMQAMQGAATTPIEQITELGDGVMEKLIAAGITTVEQLADMTEEELGEVQGIGEKSVEKIAAAVRDYFGRLELAAASAGGEENPTTIPEPALALGEEAVAAGAASDVAGDEEHSMTLTPEEILAREAAKSGTAREVGEYSAEDIAEAEEQISESDANDAADAREEAIELNNDTVDNLVDETQEFSDEGIDDAGHGRD, from the coding sequence ATGGCAAGCGCACTCTACCAGTCCATCGAAATGCTGAGCCGCGAAAAGGGCATCGACCCCGAGATCGTCGTCGGCGCCGTTGAAGACGCCATCGCTCTCGCCACACGCAAGTTCTACAAGACGCAGGAGACCATGCGCGGCGAGCTCGACCGCGAGTCCGGCGAGATTCGCGCCTACGTCTACAAGACCGTCGTCGACGCCGAAGAACAGGTCGAAGACCCCGAGAACCAGCTCACCCTCGAGGAGGCCCGCGCCCTCGCGCCCGAGGTCGAGGTCGGCGGCGAGCTCCGCTTCTACAAGGACACTTCCCCGCTCGGCCGCATCGCCGCCCAGATGGCCAAGCAGGTCATCTTCCAGAAGGTCCGCGAGGCCGAGCGCGACACCGTCTTCCAGGAATACGGCAGCCGCACCGGCGAGATCCTCACCGCCACCGTCAAGCGGCTCGAGCCCATGGATGTCATCTTCGACCTCGGCAAGGCCGAAGCCCGCATGCCCAAGCGCGAGCAGTCGCGCCTCGAGCAGTTCGCCATCGGCGAGCGCGTGCGCGTCGTCCTTCTCCGCGTCGACCGCGCCGCTAAAGGCCCGCAGGTCATCGTCTCCCGCGCCGCGCCGGCCCTCGTGCAGTCGCTCTTTCAATCGGAAGTCCCTGAGATCTACGACGGCACCGTCATCATCCGCGCCATCGCGCGCGAGGCCGGCGAGCGCACCAAGATCGCCGTCATGTCCCGCGACAAGGACGTCGACCCTGTCGGCGCCTGCGTCGGCATGAAGGGCATGCGCGTGCAGTCCATCATCCGCGAGTTGCGCGGCGAAAAGATCGACATCATCGAGTTCTCCGAAGAGGTCACCACCTTCGCCGAGAAGGCCCTCCAGCCCGCCAAGGTCTCCCGCGTCTCCATCACCGACCTCGGCGACAAGCAGCTCGAGGTCATCGTCGACGACACGCAACTGTCCCTCGCCATTGGCAAGAAGGGCCAGAACGTGCGGCTCGCCGCCAAACTCCTCGGCTGGAAGATCGACATCAAGTCCGAAGAGGAGAAGCGTCAGGAGGTCGAGCAGCAGATGCAGGCCATGCAGGGCGCCGCCACCACGCCCATCGAGCAGATCACCGAGCTCGGCGACGGCGTGATGGAAAAGCTCATCGCCGCCGGCATCACCACCGTCGAGCAGCTCGCCGACATGACCGAAGAGGAACTCGGCGAAGTCCAGGGCATCGGCGAAAAATCCGTCGAAAAAATTGCTGCTGCCGTCCGCGATTACTTTGGCCGTCTTGAGCTGGCCGCCGCCAGCGCCGGAGGCGAAGAAAACCCGACCACCATTCCCGAACCCGCGCTCGCCCTCGGTGAAGAAGCGGTCGCTGCAGGAGCAGCATCAGATGTGGCTGGAGACGAGGAACACTCTATGACACTCACACCTGAAGAGATACTGGCCCGCGAGGCTGCAAAATCCGGCACCGCCCGCGAGGTCGGCGAATACTCCGCCGAGGACATCGCCGAAGCTGAGGAGCAGATCTCGGAGTCCGATGCCAACGACGCTGCCGATGCCCGCGAAGAGGCCATCGAGCTCAACAACGACACCGTCGACAACCTTGTCGACGAAACCCAGGAATTCTCCGACGAGGGCATCGACGACGCCGGTCACGGGCGTGACTGA